Proteins from a genomic interval of Plasmodium sp. gorilla clade G2 genome assembly, chromosome: 10:
- a CDS encoding autophagy-related protein 18, putative, producing MVSLRLDNNRYISFNQDYGCLCMANEKGFKIYNTNPFTQTYSRDLTDRNKNGLYLAEMLYRCNILAITGNKNDKKGKWAKNVLIIWDDRQMREIAKLTFSSNIIGVRLLREIIVVILEYKLCIYRLKDIILLETLNTSKNVSGLCCLSNIDKNIIIAYLSPIKGRVNIHIFEINSSENIHEELPYINFKTNLSIYAHDNSIGCINLSNDGKLLVTSSTKGTIIRLFNTFDGTLLNEFRRGTKNAKILSLNISEDNNWLCLTSSRNTVHVFSIYKKKRPLRKVDIICKGKNVSPPALLNYEKESKNKKSSLKCLLPCHPYLNSEWSFASYKLPGKKISSICAFVNDQNCIIVICSNGIIYKLRFNEHIGGDMFKISSHSFD from the exons atggtaTCATTAAGATTAGATaataatagatatatatcatttaaccAGGATTATGGTTGTTTGTGTATGGCCAATGAGAAAGGTTTCAAGATATACAACACAAACCCGTTTACTCAAACATATAGTAGAG ATTTGACTGATAGAAATAAGAATGGCTTATACCTAGCCGAAATGTTATATCGATGTAATATTTTAGCAATTACAGGCAATAAGAATGATAAGAAAGGGAAATGGGCAAAAAATGTTTTGATAATATGGGATGATAGACAAATGAGAGAAATAGCTAAATTAACATTTTCATCAAATATTATAGGTGTAAGATTGTTAAGAGAAATAATTGTAGTTATAttagaatataaattatgtatatatagattaaaagatataatattacttGAAACGTTAAATACTTCAAAAAATGTATCAGGTTTATGTTGTTTATctaatattgataaaaatattattattgcttATTTATCACCAATAAAAGGAAGagtaaatattcatatattcgAAATAAATTCAAGTGAAAATATACATGAAGAATTAccttatataaattttaaaacaaaTTTGAGTATATATGCCCATGATAATTCTATTGGATGTATTAATTTAAGTAATGATGGTAAATTACTTGTTACATCATCAACAAAAGGTACTATAATTAGATTATTTAATACCTTTGATGGAacattattaaatgaatttaGAAGAGGTACTAAAAATGCAAAAATTTTATCCTTAAATATCAGTGAAGATAATAATTGGCTATGTTTAACTTCTAGTAGAAATACAGTTCAtgtattttctatatataaaaaaaaaagacctTTAAGAAAGGTggatattatatgtaaaggTAAAAATGTATCTCCACCAgctttattaaattatgaaaaagaatcaaaaaataaaaaatcttctttaaaatgtttattaCCTTGTCATCCGTATTTAAATAGTGAATGGAGTTTTGCTTCATATAAATTACcaggaaaaaaaatttcatccATTTGTGCATTTGTCAATGATCAAAATTGTATTATTGTTATCTGCTCAAATGGAatcatttataaattaagaTTTAATGAACATATCGGAGGTGATATGTTTAAAATCTCATCACATAGTTTTGATTAA
- a CDS encoding zinc finger protein, putative — translation MSILSLFHICSPFLRSNCLEKEEIYENFICSVCLDLCDTPVITLCNHICCYKCMYYSLLHKRNCPICKQIIKHNNLKKITGKQKKEYEEIRIKCHLCNEKIKIKDYKTHINICEYKRCKNYILGCEYYDKKSKIKAHEQSCEHRLISCSSCSNLFYFKNRIFMLTLKEKYQLNMRFSFTYYSFYYNLLMNTNFNYLNNLNNIKHHHINNNNHNNCSTNNNYISRKINILKNLQYSLDNILSPSASIDTTTTTSSNHTNIMVNKENVYIKQDVSTNSISRNSRNVNFLQNQDTSLINNRPLNEESRELYEHNHHNNNNYYDDDDVNINRLNSSYSVEYNNISVNPLEHISNESREKRKKRKITKINKYNFNDHNSNSRNNGLKHIDQLGDVIENDNSSNSEEFLNILPLRKNFNFKDKNSKDIITIIEELFQFDNIDLSNIYIDNREFFLCDKSCFTNTIKKLRQELERSLVLLYFCCCVGMPVMFTLGCISYVVTKGFFKFSYIVTNTIIKLSHRFFLKIFNI, via the exons atgagtATATTATCTCTATTTCATATATGTTCTCCATTCTTAAGATCAAACTGTTTAGAGAAAGAAGAAATTTATGAAa attttatttgttcagTCTGCTTAGACTTATGTGATACACCAGTAATAACATTATGCAACCACATATG TTGTTAtaaatgtatgtattattCTCTACTTCATAAAAGAAATTGTCCAATATGCAAGCAAATaattaaacataataatttaaaaaaaataacag GCAAACAAAAGAAGgaatatgaagaaataaGAATTAAATGCCATTTATGTaatgagaaaataaaaattaaggaTTACaaaacacatataaatatatgtgaatataaaagatgtaagaattatatattaggttgtgaatattatgataagaaaagtaaaataaaagCGCATGAACAATCATGTGAGCATAGATTAATAAGCTGTTCCAGTTGTtcgaatttattttatttcaaaaataGAATTTTTATGCTTACATTAAAAGAAAAGTATCAATTAAATATGCGTTTTTCTTTTACTtattattccttttattataatttattaatgaatacaaattttaattatcttaataatctaaataatataaagcatcatcatattaataataacaaccataataattgtagtactaataataattatatatcaaGAAAGATAAATATTCTAAAGAATTTACAATATTCATTAGATAACATTCTTAGTCCATCTGCATCAATTGATACTACAACTACTACTTCTTCTAATCATACTAATATTATGGTAAATAAAGAGAATGTGTATATAAAACAGGATGTATCAACAAACAGCATATCAAGGAATAGTAGAAATGTCAATTTCTTACAAAATCAAGATACttctttaataaataatagacCATTAAATGAAGAATCTAGAGAATTGTATGAACATAATcaccataataataataattattatgatgatgatgatgttAATATTAATCGATTAAATAGTTCATATTCTGtggaatataataacataagtGTAAATCCATTAGAGCATATTTCTAATGAATCTCgtgaaaaaagaaagaaaagaaaaataacaaaaataaataaatataattttaatgatcATAATTCTAATTCTAGAAATAATGGATTAAAACATATTGATCAATTAGGTGATGTTATTGAAAACGATAATTCTTCAAATAGTGaagaatttttaaatattttacccttaagaaaaaattttaattttaaagataaaaatagtaAAGATATCATAACCATAATAGAAGAATTATTTCAATTTGATAATATAGATTTAAGCAATATCTATATAGATAATCGAGAATTTTTTCTATGTGATAAATCATGTTTTACTAATACTATTAAAAAACTTAGACAAGAATTAGAAAGGTCATTAgtcttattatatttctgtTGTTGTGTAGGAATGCCTGTTATGTTTACACTTGGATGTATTAGTTATGTTGTAACCAAAGGTTTCtttaaattttcatatatagtAACTAAtacaattattaaattatctcataggttttttttaaaaatattcaatatataa
- a CDS encoding U3 snoRNA-associated small subunit rRNA processing protein, putative, whose product MSIISNIEIQKKFFDFYEGDKNVYFCKEYEAFLCLCDNNLYCFKIDEEKNSKYSNLYDILYPTCILESCVDIDDIKENYQKKYLNKHCISLFSSIRYYYYCDNNVFLSTDDNNVHHYLVVYNNNNIKGNDTYDDDIKNGEGVNNNYNNNNNNNSKDIYLYEGKEGIEGEINGNDYSYSYNWIHLEKKKIWKSENIVVSCFYYKNDDGNDNDDYKKLVVGYNNGLINVYNINTYKLKISYKIHNTRITNLKFYKNFIISSDVTKNIFIYNIIKRERIISCEDHMGGIIDLLFLEVPNGKNEKKIQQNEVDKDGILINEEDDDMSNDDSNSDSDNNNNNNNNNNYSDEKKKIYEQNEEKLIGFISIGNDKIMNIWDLNILNLYNEEDMDNLISNNNLSKKRKSKSNKHNKNNSLLKFNPIKQFYLSSDINHAVIIPSIIFQNENNDEKKKKRKFIITDENIKWLILTHDNDGNLLFYNPIKGDVIYKYKENKNTINPSNISKFFLLKYFLYIFREDSSLLIYDIRYFKLLKNYICKLEGIFEILFFNPNSEQLISDQKYSTHNKQEDQDQDDEEEDMLYKTSNDEKTTKKKCVILLGDNIIRILRFKNNLISQRLLIGHEDIVSCIKLNEKNLLLFSASNDKNIFIWSLRNYYCLYILKDNLYPINAIDINLKHFPSITLVSVCEDSSLRLWRCNIDEEKLKKNNSNKRKRKFEDIFDNKESIQSTLTIYPHKVLINDIAISPNCKLVATCSKDKTVKIFETQNLKLIHILEGHKKSVQNVYFSKNDNILYSNSYECVRIWSLNNFECLKSIQSLDFNITRVLILNDSCMINGYSNGNISIINIKNCEKLLTINYHKDKIFCLQSYEDDNKNNNIISASINGELIFFKDISDKIITENVFEKRKNIFYENCLENLLKEKKINESLLICLKLDKKFKFKTIVENYLNYYTFSILNILKKYQHEYGIKQLINKNKQINNSSILNNNIIKKEQDFIQTKNINNNTVTESSMETQTSINNKEEHQNIVTSKVDYNNMDNNNFYNIFENSDFLESYIFKELSYMQKEGLSEEAMDEQKVKETEINKSTNMDNTKDEKNDPSAIHINSNDGNDNDYNSKEDDNFVLFLKKMKKKSEHSYFLYLNKLMEFITFFVVNHRCAYISNFLLNSIIKYIDHEDICKINNYQYFFEVYNSYIPRHKNRYVKSLQKSKCFELININYYKGDIKMMS is encoded by the exons atgTCAATTATTAGCAATATAGAAATTCAGAAGAAGTTTTTTGACTTTTACGAAGGAGACAAGAATGTTTATTTCTGCAAAGAATACGAAgcttttttatgtttatgtgATAATAACTTATATTGTTTTAAGatagatgaagaaaaaaattccaaatattcaaatttatatgatattttataCCCAACATGTATATTAGAATCTTGTGTAGATatagatgatataaaagaaaattatcagaaaaaatatttaaataaacattgtatttcattatttagtTCTAttagatattattattattgcgataataatgtatttttatcaaccgatgataataatgtacATCATTATTTAgtagtatataataataataacataaaagggaatgatacatatgatgatgatataaaaaatggagAAGGAGTaaacaataattataataataataataataataatagtaaggatatttatttatatgaaggAAAAGAAGGTATTGAAGGAGAAATTAATGGAAATGATTATTCTTATAGTTATAATTGGATacatttagaaaaaaaaaaaatatggaaatcAGAGAATATTGTTGTATCATGTTTTtactataaaaatgatgatggtaatgataatgatgattataaaaaattagttGTTGGATATAATAATGgtttaataaatgtatataatataaatacgtataaattaaaaatatcttataaaatacataatacTAGGATTACAAATCTTAAGTTTTATAAGAATTTCATTATAAGTTCTGAtgttacaaaaaatatatttatttataatattataaaaagagaGAGAATAATATCATGTGAAGATCATATGGGTGGTATAATTGACCTTCTTTTTTTGGAAGTCCCTAatggaaaaaatgaaaaaaagatACAACAAAATGAGGTTGACAAAGATGGTATTCTTATTAATGAAGAGGATGACGATATGAGTAATGATGACAGTAACAGTgatagtgataataataataataataataataataataattatagtgacgaaaaaaaaaagatatatgaacagaatgaagaaaaattaataggTTTTATAAGTATCGGGAATGataaaattatgaatatttggGATTTGAATATccttaatttatataatgaagaagataTGGATAATCTCATTAGTAACAATAACTTGagtaaaaaaagaaaaagtaaaTCAAacaaacataataaaaataatagtttATTGAAATTTAATCCTATAAAACAATTTTACCTAAGTAGTGATATTAACCATGCTGTAATTATTCCATCaataatttttcaaaatgaaaataatgatgaaaaaaaaaaaaaaagaaaatttatcattacagatgaaaatattaaatggtTAATATTAACTCATGATAATGATGGAAACCTTCTATTTTATAATCCAATAAAAGGAGAtgtgatatataaatataaagaaaataaaaatactatTAATCCAAGTAACATAAgtaaattctttttattaaaatattttttatatatatttagagaGGATAGttcattattaatttatgatataagatattttaaattattaaaaaattatatatgtaaattagAAGGaatttttgaaatattattttttaatcctAATTCTGAACAGTTAATATCTGATCAAAAATATTCTACACATAACAAGCAAGAAGATCAAGATCAAGATGACGAAGAAGAagatatgttatataaaacatcaaatgatgaaaagacaacaaaaaaaaaatgtgtaatattattaggtgataatattataagaatattaagatttaaaaataatttaataagtCAAAGGTTATTAATAGGTCATGAAGATATTGTATCatgtataaaattaaatgaaaaaaatttactaTTATTTAGTGCTTCCAatgacaaaaatatatttatatggagtttgagaaattattattgtttatatatattaaaagataatttATATCCAATTAATGCAAtagatattaatttaaagCATTTTCCATCTATAACATTAGTAAGTGTATGTGAAGATAGTAGTTTGAGATTATGGAGGTGTAACATCGATGAGGAAAagttaaagaaaaataatagtaataagagaaaaaggaaatttgaagatatttttgataataaGGAATCTATTCAAAGTACATTAACAATATATCCTCACAAGGTTCTAATAAATGACATTGCCATATCTCCCAATTGTAAa cTTGTTGCCACTTGTAGTAAAGACAAAACggtaaaaatatttgaaacACAAAACTTAAAGCTCATTCACATTTTAGAAGGTCATAAAAAATCTGTTCAGAATGTGTACTTTTCTAAGAATGATAATATCCTATACAGTAACTCATACGAATGTGTAAGAATATGGAGTCTTAACAATTTTGAATGTTTGAAAAGTATACAAAGTTTGGACTTTAATATTACTAGAGTACTGATATTAAATGATAGTTGTATGATAAATGGATATAGTAATGGAAATATaagtataataaatataaagaattgtGAAAAGTTATTAACaataaattatcataaagataaaatattttgtttacaaagttatgaagatgataataaaaataataatattatatctgCTTCAATAAATGGAgaacttatattttttaaagatatTAGTGATAAAATAATCACAGAAAATGtttttgaaaaaagaaagaatatattttatgaaaacTGTTTAGAAAATTTgttaaaggaaaaaaaaataaatgagtccttattaatttgtttaaaattagataaaaaatttaaatttaaaactATAGTAGAGAactatttaaattattacactttttcaatattaaatatattgaaaaaatatcaaCATGAGTATGGTATTAAACAGctaataaataagaataaacaaataaataatagtagtattcttaataataatataattaagaaAGAACAAGATTTTATTCAaaccaaaaatataaataataatacagtAACAGAATCGTCTATGGAAACGCAAACATcgattaataataaagaagaacATCAAAATATTGTGACTAGCAAAgtagattataataatatggataataataatttttataatatttttgaaaattCAGATTTCTTAGaaagttatatttttaaagaattatcATATATGCAAAAAGAAGGCTTATCTGAAGAAGCCATGGATGAACAAAAAGTGAAAGAAACCGAAATAAATAAGAGTACTAATATGGATAATACAaaggatgaaaaaaatgatccATCCGCTATACATATAAACAGTAATGATGGtaatgataatgattataattcAAAGGAAGATGataattttgttttgtttttaaaaaaaatgaaaaaaaaaagtgaacattcttatttcttatatttaaataaactTATGgaatttattacattttttgtGGTCAATCATAGATGTGCTTACATATCTAATTTCCTTTTAAATagtataattaaatatatcgaTCATGAAGATATTTGTAAAATTAATAACTATCAATATTTTTTCGAGGTCTATAATAGTTATATACCACGTCATAAAAACAGGTATGTGAAGTCTTTGCAAAAATCAAAATGCTTTGagcttattaatattaattactATAAGGGAgacataaaaatgatgagtTGA